From the Astyanax mexicanus isolate ESR-SI-001 chromosome 9, AstMex3_surface, whole genome shotgun sequence genome, one window contains:
- the bmp16 gene encoding bone morphogenetic protein 16 produces MFPASLMVLMTLLLPQVLSGRQGGSSHSDGNLLTSLDPSLAQTIQNLLLTRLGLQSHPNPRPGALVPQYLLDLYRFHTEQYHLIEDPDFSYPTKHVQGANTVRSFHHAASPDLPSHGDKKGRIHMAFNLSSIPSSENVVSAELRFLRGGLGHSSKPHTISLYQFGGNTDSNSRLLYSRQLTTDPTARKSWEVFPLDGELFQKLPDWSGSMSFILEVTTNSENSSHHPVEEDAVDVEAEEHLRVRRSAGQDERSWTRQRPLLVTYSHDGRSEPLVPFGRRTPRGRRGGSRLRNSRNQGSETGWSGGWADRRVKRNGGGRSAKLKRLSRARCRRHPLYVDFKDVGWNKWIVAPTGYDAFFCLGECRFPLADHMNSSSHAMVQTLLNSVNGAVPRACCVPTALSPIALLYLDQDEHVVLKNYQDMVVEGCGCR; encoded by the exons ATGTTCCCTGCTAGCCTTATGGTTCTAATGACCCTGCTGCTACCTCAAGTTTTGTCGGGTCGCCAGGGGGGTTCCAGTCACTCTGATGGGAACCTGCTCACCTCTTTGGATCCCAGCTTGGCACAGACCATCCAGAACCTCCTGCTGACCCGACTGGGCCTACAGTCCCATCCTAACCCTCGACCAGGGGCACTGGTGCCCCAGTATCTCTTGGACCTCTACCGCTTCCACACAGAACAGTACCATCTAATAGAAGATCCAGACTTCAGCTACCCTACCAAACATGTACAAGGAGCCAACACAGTTCGCAGCTTCCACCATGCAG CATCCCCAGACCTCCCTAGCCATGGAGACAAAAAAGGCAGGATCCATATGGCCTTCAACCTTTCCTCAATTCCGTCATCAGAGAACGTAGTCTCAGCGGAGCTACGGTTCTTACGTGGAGGCTTGGGTCATAGTTCCAAGCCTCACACCATCAGCCTTTACCAGTTTGGGGGCAACACTGACTCAAATTCAAGGTTGCTCTATTCAAGACAGCTGACTACAGACCCTACAGCCAGGAAGTCCTGGGAAGTCTTCCCCCTGGATGGGGAACTCTTTCAGAAGCTGCCTGATTGGTCAGGAAGCATGTCCTTTATTCTGGAGGTGACAACCAATTCAGAAAACAGCAGCCATCATCCTGTGGAGGAAGATGCGGTAGATGTGGAAGCGGAGGAGCATCTAAGGGTGCGCAGGTCTGCAGGCCAGGACGAGCGCAGCTGGACAAGACAAAGACCCCTTCTAGTCACTTACAGCCATGACGGGCGCAGTGAACCACTAGTACCCTTTGGAAGGAGGACCCCCAGGGGCAGGCGGGGAGGGAGCAGGTTAAGAAACAGCAGAAATCAAGGGTCGGAAACAGGCTGGAGTGGCGGTTGGGCAGACAGGCGAGTGAAGCGCAATGGCGGTGGGCGCTCCGCTAAGCTTAAGCGACTCTCCCGCGCCCGGTGCCGCCGCCATCCACTCTACGTGGACTTTAAAGATGTAGGATGGAACAAGTGGATTGTGGCACCAACCGGCTATGACGCCTTCTTCTGCCTGGGCGAGTGCCGCTTCCCATTGGCTGACCACATGAACTCCTCAAGCCACGCTATGGTGCAGACACTGCTGAACTCTGTCAATGGAGCCGTGCCAAGGGCCTGCTGTGTGCCCACAGCTCTCAGCCCCATCGCACTGCTTTATCTTGACCAGGACGAACATGTGGTGTTAAAAAACTATCAGGACATGGTGGTGGAAGGCTGTGGCTGCCGATAG